The following nucleotide sequence is from Xiphophorus maculatus strain JP 163 A chromosome 22, X_maculatus-5.0-male, whole genome shotgun sequence.
taataacatgtaaaaaatattttaaccctAAATATGGATGAAACCTAGCCCTCACTTGAGACAACCTCTGAGATAAAAACACAGACCCTgacacatttaacattttacctGCAGTGTTGCAGCACGCATCATGTTTGGCTTCCAGTTGCACAGCGCCGCCACTGGTACGGCTCCAGCACTGCAGGCTGTGAGGGCAGTGAGTGAAGCAGAGGAGACTCCCGAAGAGAAAAGCTTCTGGAGACAGGCCTGGAGGTCCTCCGCCCCCCTCCGCTTCCCTTCCACCCTGGCTTGTCTGTGCCAAGAGAGGCCGCGCTCCCCCCCGCCTCTGCGCGCAGAAAAGAGACGATCCCCAGCAAATTCTTTTTGGATACACAAAGTATCTTCCACTGCTGTGTTAAATGTTCTccataaaatcaaactttattagTGTTTGAGAGAATTACttggattattatgccattatgaataaattacttgaaaatgttctcaaaaacaacaatattatcatttattttaaaaaaaaaattactggtcaatttattgtccagcaacatttgttattgtgacaagtttaaacatttaaaagtttattgtttttaatggtaATAATTTTAGTACATTTCCTTCCAGCAACATCATCAGCTTGACTCTGTGGAGTCCATAACACGTGTAGAAGATGATGGTACTTTTTAAGAGTTGTTGAACATTCCaagtatgtaaaatatatttgtagtCTACCTCAGTTTTCTCAAGGATATTTATGTTCAGATTTAGGTTTTGATAGATGAATATGACAGATCGGGTATTCTTTTCTGACTGTTTCACAGCGGCTATCTTACACTGCATAAACTCAGATCCCCGACAGCTCTGCACACTAGGAAAGTGGAACCCTGCCAgagtttagaagaaaaaaaaggaaacctgTTGCTCAATCTAACAGGAATCTAAGCTAAAATGTACTTTCTACAACATTTAGTAAGCCTGTTGCAAATAATCTAGAAAAATCAAataagtttttttgtgttttttttaaatcacaagaAGGATGATGTCTTACCTAATGTGACAGTAGGCCAGTGCCCAGCCTTGCTCCAACAGAAAACGTCTCACTGGGCAGAACTCCATACTGAGGTCTCTACCATAAGCTCCATATACATGTACAAGCAAAGGCGCCTGACTCAGATCCTCCACAGGTACGGCATGGAAGAGCGTCACTGGCACTAAAGTGCCATCCTGATGAAAGAACCGAACAGCAGTGGATGTTTTTGCTGGTCAAGGTGCGACAAGAGCATAAACATCTCTCTGCTTGCAACAGTTTACTctgtgagtttgttttaaagtcttACTTGGCTGCAGGCCTTCAAGCGTGTGGTGACGGACTTGTGGTGACTCTCAGAGTTGGTCTGAGTTCCTGGGTCTGACAACAAAAGTCCTTTCTCAGGATCCAGCGAGAATGGGACAGGTGGGTGGACGGGAGACGATAAGAGGAACTCTAACACGTTTTGCCGGTCTGCCAAGCCCGGTTTCTTGGTTTCAATAGCGCAAGCCCAGGACGGGAGCTTAGGaatgaaagaagaaatataACATTACtggagtaaaaaacaaacaaacaaaaaaaaacatgaaagaatatAAGAATAGGTAGAAAATTTAGAAGACTTTTCTTCCAAGTTATCCCGTCTCTCACACTGACCTCTATAATGTATGTCTCTTCGGGATTGCGCAGTGACATCACGCTTAAAGCGAGTTCATTGGCTGGCGTCTTTAGAACCAACAAGCAGTAGTCTCCAACTACGTCCATGTCTTTGATAGTAGTGTCAGGTTTAGGGACAAATAAAGGCGCCCATGAAGCCATTGACGGCTCAGATGTGGGAGATTGCATCACCTAGTAAACAGAAAGAAGACGCACATTATGTGAAACAAGAATAACAGATATGTACATGTTTGTTGCTTGAAATAACCTAGTAATTTATGAGAAATCAAAGGTAGCTGCTGATAGCATACAGTATCTCAAAGGTGTTCATACCAGATTTTAACCACCATAAGTGTATTTTGTTAGGATTTTGGGTggcaaacacaaagtagaacaaaatagagaaattggaggaaaatgacacatggctttcaaaagcttttacaaataaatatctgaaaaatgtgaagttAATTTGTACACAAAGCACTTTCCTCTGAAATTAGcagttttttaaacagtttttagatatttatatagaaaggtttttatttgtgtccaAAGGGCAATTAATTTTACAGCATGTCACAATAAAAACcatagaaacaacaacaaaccaaCATTAATATTTAGCTAGAAGGCAAGACACTAAATTCCCCTGCTTCAACCAATAGAggttaaaagcacaaaacatttGGAATACCTTAAATCAATTCATCATTTAACATATGTAACTATTAGACCTTAAGGTAGGACAGATTATGGAAATTTTAGCTACgcaaaattttcaaaaatggcATGTGCTGACTCTTTGGCACCTAAACCAGAACTACAGACCCAATTTACATATTGATCTAAGAGGATCTAAAAGCCCAAAATGAGGAATCAGCTGTAATAATTAGGCATTAGAGTTAATTCAACAAAGGCACTGAATATGTGGTATGAACCAACTGCATAATCCCTCGACtgcatataatttttttcttttaaagtcttACATAAATTTACATTACtgtaaatattctgttttttctcttggATTCATTTTGATAAGTTGTTGTTGAAACTGTACCTGATACTCCTGTCCTGGCCCAGTATTAGCCAGTATAATAAGCGATCCTTTCCAGTGCTCCACATGGTAGAGGAGGTCCAGCTGACGAGGCTGAATCACAAAAGGCTCTAGATGGGACTTTGTCACATCAATCAGCATCACCTCTGAACGTGTTCTACTGTTGCAGTTAATGGCGAGGATCTGTCGGTCTCTGGACAGGGCAACCTCCACAAACACACTGCGGAGAGGACGGTGCGGTTTAGGTCACCTGGTTAATTATTTGACAGAAGGAAGACGGTTTACCTGACACAACGCTAACACGCACTCAGGCTGAGTTTCCTCGTACACGGACGTTACTTTGCCGCTTCCTTCGGAGGCGAGGTCCAGGCGAAACACGCAGCTGGAACTCAGGCCTTCCAGAGTTGTGAAAAACAGGACATCATCCGTCGCCCACTCTTCATAGATGTACATAAACATAAAAGTCAAGATCGATACAAACTGCATCTCTACATCTATTCATTTTAGGTTTTCGGTGCTTTAAATGATCTGATTCGTAACTTGTTCTGTCATTTAAATCTAATGTTAAGTTTACAAAGCCACATATTACAGATTCCACCAGTTtctaatacataaataaaaggatAAAGGCAAAATGGTAAAATAGGAAAGAcgaattaaaaacagaaaacacatccAATTCTTAGCTATAAAAgggatgcatttatttttacaactgcACATTAGGTATACTTTGTTTTAACTCTGTAATCTTTGGCACGGCTGAAttattctaaaacatttttgaatatttaccAAAACTGAAGACGCTCTGTAGCTCAAGAAGGATGTGGTGGGGggacaaaatggaaataattctCTCTCCAAGTCTCACAACAACACACCTTCATTATcacagtaaaaaatataaaataattaaaatctggCAGTCAGCATTTTGGAATAAGTTACACCTCTATGTTTAATTTACTTGAGCTCTTCTGTGTGACAACATTTTAGTGTGGCGGCGAGATGCTTTTCATGTGGAGACAGACGAATTCTCTGAATTGTCCACTGAAACCCCTCATCACTCTCAGCTCTCGTCCTCCTTTCCGCCCTCGATACATGTTCCAGATTTAACACCTGGTCAGGTTCTGGAGTACCTAAAAATATGGAGGACGAGGAAGAATAAATGTCTGCGTAAATGTAATTTCTATGCCCATGAAAATATATGTTCATTCACTGCTTACGATCTCTTTTGTCTATTCTGTAGATGCCGTCAGCTTTAATGAAGTATACATGGTGACATCCGCACACCTGGAACGGGACAAACCACAGGAAGTTGAAAGAGTAAAATggagttttattc
It contains:
- the prepl gene encoding prolyl endopeptidase-like, with the protein product MTVLRSLLCSSAPLLGVSRVRFWDPRVSKRKAWWSLSVQRWCTSEASGLSSDHLSSGSDKYQQLKKYFVRRLKATYHRFNSIPDYSVVCGCHHVYFIKADGIYRIDKRDRTPEPDQVLNLEHVSRAERRTRAESDEGFQWTIQRIRLSPHEKHLAATLKCCHTEELKCVVVRLGERIISILSPHHILLELQSVFSFEWATDDVLFFTTLEGLSSSCVFRLDLASEGSGKVTSVYEETQPDVFVEVALSRDRQILAINCNSRTRSEVMLIDVTKSHLEPFVIQPRQLDLLYHVEHWKGSLIILANTGPGQEYQVMQSPTSEPSMASWAPLFVPKPDTTIKDMDVVGDYCLLVLKTPANELALSVMSLRNPEETYIIELPSWACAIETKKPGLADRQNVLEFLLSSPVHPPVPFSLDPEKGLLLSDPGTQTNSESHHKSVTTRLKACSQDGTLVPVTLFHAVPVEDLSQAPLLVHVYGAYGRDLSMEFCPVRRFLLEQGWALAYCHIRGGGERGLSWHRQARVEGKRRGAEDLQACLQKLFSSGVSSASLTALTACSAGAVPVAALCNWKPNMMRAATLQAPFLDVLGTMEKADLPLTVEDRDEWGDAVGNLHHRHIIASYCPLHNITPQCYPSMLLTAYSGDPRIPLEGVLKYTKYIKEAIHTHLNRKQNADCESAPSIVLNVQPGANHLGPEDFVQMLEEEAFKLAFLYTELNLDTPQPRRKRKR